One window from the genome of Pieris napi chromosome 3, ilPieNapi1.2, whole genome shotgun sequence encodes:
- the LOC125063161 gene encoding 40S ribosomal protein S23, translating to MGKPRGIRTARKHVNHRREQRWADKEFKKAHMGTRWKANPFGGASHAKGIVLEKVGVEAKQPNSAIRKCVRVQLIKNGKKVTAFVPRDGCLNHIEENDEVLVAGFGRKGHAVGDIPGVRFKVVKVANVSLLALYKEKKERPRS from the exons ATGG GTAAACCCCGCGGTATACGTACGGCTCGTAAGCACGTGAACCACCGTCGTGAGCAGCGATGGGCGGACAAGGAGTTCAAAAAAGCCCACATGGGTACAAGATGGAAGGCCAATCCATTTGGTGGAGCCTCACACGCTAAGGGCATCGTTTTGGAGAAGGT agGTGTTGAAGCCAAACAGCCTAACTCTGCTATTCGCAAGTGTGTCAGAGTACAACTGATCAAAAACGGCAAGAAAGTAACAGCCTTCGTACCTCGTGATGGTTGCCTTAACCACATTGAAGAGAACGACGAAGTATTAGTAGCAGGATTCGGTCGTAAGGGTCATGCTGTTGGTGACATTCCCGGAGTTCGGTTTAAG GTGGTCAAAGTTGCAAATGTGTCGTTGCTAGCTCTGTACAAGGAGAAAAAGGAGAGGCCCAGGTCATAG
- the LOC125063638 gene encoding DNA-directed RNA polymerase II subunit RPB9, protein MTLNLGRKDGGPGYVGIQFCQECNNMLYPREDKNNKVLLYACRNCDYKQLADSNCVYVNKIMHEVDELTHINPDVVSDPTLPRTKDHMCPKCNHREAVFFQGQTRRAEEEMRLYYVCTSCKHRWTE, encoded by the coding sequence ATGACCCTTAACCTAGGAAGAAAAGATGGAGGGCCCGGGTATGTTGGTATTCAGTTTTGCCAAGAATGTAATAACATGCTTTACCCGCGCgaagataaaaacaataaagtattACTATATGCCTGTAGAAATTGCGACTACAAGCAGTTAGCCGATTCTAATTGTGTGTATGTTAACAAAATTATGCACGAAGTTGACGAATTAACTCATATAAATCCTGATGTCGTGAGTGATCCCACATTGCCCAGAACAAAAGATCACATGTGCCCAAAATGCAATCATCGTGAAGCTGTGTTCTTCCAAGGTCAGACAAGACGAGCAGAAGAAGAAATGAGactttattatgtatgtaccAGTTGCAAACACAGATGGACTGAGTGA